The DNA sequence ACATCGTCGAGTTCGAGTTCGTCGAGGGCGAGGGCACGGTCGAAGTCGACGGCGAGGTCGTCGACCCCTCGGCTCTCGGTCTCAGCCGGACGCTCCGTATCGTCGGCTACGACGGAGGGACGACGGCGACCTACGAGGTCACGACGAGTGGGTCGATTCGCGCCACCTCGGACGGCGACGCTGCCGCGACCTCGACCGTCGAGGACGCGATCATCGACGGCAGCCACAGCTACGAGTTCGGTGGCGACATCTCCTACTTCTCGCTCGACGGCGACGCGGAGGTCTACGTCGACGGCCGCCAGGTCGACCCCGACGCGCTGGCCAACGGCGAGCTCGTCGCCTACGAGAACCTGCTCGTCGTCGACGGCTCGGCGAACAACGGCAAGACGAAATACCAGTTCGCGGTCACGGGCGAGGTTGCCCGCAGCCCCGACCTCGGCTCCGCGGAGACCGAGGACGTCATCTCGGGCGGAACCGTCGTCGGCTCCGTCAAGGGCGACGTCGACGGCTACCGCTTCACCGGTAACATCGTCACCCTCGACGTGAACGGCTCTGCCAGCGTCGAGTTCGGCACCGCCGAAGACGGGAACTAACGAACTGACACCGGCTGAATCCGCTGGGGCGTCGTGCCGACCCGTTCTACCCCTCCACCGCTCTTTTCTCGTCAGAAGGTGCCGCTGAACCGCCGTTTGACCCGTCGGCCGTAGCGGTTCGTGAGCGGGCCGCCGAGTGCGACCGCGAGAAAGAGATACGTCCGTGTCTGTGTCGGGTCCGCCCGGAGGGATTTGAACAGATACCGGACGGCATCCCGGTAGCGACCGGCGTGGAGTGCCGACGTCCCGAGCGTCCGGGTGAGGAGTGCCACGAACTGCCGCTCGCCCCGTCGCCCCCGCTCGGCGGCGACGTACTCACGGTGAGCCTCCAAGAGACGCGGATACGAGACGTCGCGTCGCTCCTCGAAGTCGTCGGTGATCTGCTCGTGGTCGCCCTCGGTCCTGACCACGAGCGGCTCCGGAACCGAGGCGAACCGACAGTGGCGCGCGAGTCTAAACTGCCACTCCCAGTCCTGCCACGACGGCAGCCCCTCGTCCGGTAGCCCGGCCGCCTCGACGACCTCCCGCGTGACGGCGAACCGCGAGAACGAGCCGACGAGCGAGCCACCGAGGAGGACGTCGAGTGCGTCGCCGCTGAACCGCGGGAGGTTGAGACCGATCTGCGCGCCCGAACTGTCCTCGATGCGGACGCCGACCGAGACGAGACCGACGTCGGACGGCGACTCGCGGAACGTCTCGACGTACCGTTCGACGGCTGTCGGTTCCCACCGGTCGTCGTCGTCGAGGAAGGCCACGATGTCGCCGCGGCTCTCGCGGATACCCGTGTTGCGGGCGGCGTTTGCCCCGCGATTTACCTCGTGGCGACGACAGACCGTCCGCACGAGCGCGCTCGTGTCGACCTGTTCGAGTGCCGGCGCGACCGCTTCCGGCGAGTGGTCGTCGACGACGAAGAGTTCGATTCGCTTGTACGTCTGGGCAGCGACGCTCTCGACCGCTCGGACGACGAACTCCGGGCGACCGTACGTCGGGATGACGACACTCACGAGCGGATCCATTGTCCGACTGTTCTCCTCCGACGGGCTTGGTTAGGTCGTCCTTTACGCGCGTCCGTGCCTGGAGAGCGACTCCTCCGGGCCGGGCGGCGGCGGTTCCTGCGTTCCCTTCCGAAGCATCCCGCGGGTCCGTCCGACGAACCGCGCGACGTTGCCGCCGCCGCGAGCGAGGGCGTGCTCCGGCGAGAAGCCGAGATAGTTCGCCGGATTGAGCAGGGGGAAGACGACGTTCATCCACTGTCGCGTCGTCGACAGCCCCGCCTTGTCCCAGAGATACGGCGTCTGTAGCTCCAGTTGGTACTGTTTCCGCCAGTAGTCCCGAACCGAGTCGGCGTAGGAGTGAGTGATCGCCAGCTCCGGGTCGTAGTAGATGGGATACTTCAGCAGTATCCGCTCGGCGAGTTCTTTCTCCTCGTGTCCCCAGGAGATGCGCTCGTCCCAGAGACCGACCTCGTCGAATACCTCGCGGCGACACGCGACGTTACAGCCCCAGAAGCGCGTCACGTACTTCGGCACGTCGCCGCGGTCGTAGTGGCCCGTAAACCGCTTGATGACGTCGTTTCGAGGGTGGTGGATGCGGCCGGTGACGACCGGATGCTCGTCCAAGAGTGCCGCGGCTCGTTCGAGGTAGTCCGCGACGGGATGGGAGTCGTCGTCGAGGAAGACGAGCTTGTCCGCCTTCGCTCGCCTGATGCCCGCGTTGCGGGCTTTCGTCGCCGAGTCCTCGCTCTGGATGAGGACCTCGTAGTCGTCGTACGTCCCCGCTTCGAGGGCTGCGACCGATTCGACCTCGGCAGGGGGCTTGAGTGTTGGAATGATTACGCTGAGTTCGACCATCTGTTTCGTTGTCTCCGTGTTCGTCGTCGGTACGCCGTCGTCGCCGCGCGGGAGCGCGAGTCAGTCACTCGCCTCCACCTTGCGGGGAGCGAGCGAGCGGATCGCGTCGACCATCTCCCGGTCGGTGCCGGTCTCTCCCCAGTTGGACTTCCGCGGGACCAGTGCGCGGTGGGTTCCGACGGTCTCGAACAGCTCGGCGAACACCCGGTTCTCCGCCTCGACGACGTACTCGAGATGTTTGACGGCCGAGCCGCCGGGGACGAGCGCGTCGTACGCCCGGAAATACTCCTCGAGGCGTTCGTTCCACTCGTAGAAGCTGATGGCCCGCATCGCGTCCAGTGCCGCCTCGTCGGTGAGTTCCTCGATGGTCACCCGGTCTGCCGAGGGGGCGGCCATCAGGAACACCAGATCGTCGACGGTCGAGTCGTCGATATACTTCGCCGTCGGAAACAGCCTCGAAACCTTGGTGAAGCTCCGACTCCGCTCTTTGATGTAGTAGCGGTTGAGGAACGTCACCGCCTTCCCGACGAACGAGCCGCTGGGGTCGACCTTGTCCTCGATGAGCCGGCTTACCCGCCGACGCAGGTTCTTGTCGGAGTCGTCGAACTGCGCCTGTACCGCCGGGAACGATTCGATGTTGTACGGCTGGAGGTTGACCGACAGCGGGAACCCCCGGACGCTGCCGTCGGCACCGACCCACAGCCGGTCGTCGGCGAGGAAGTTCCCGCCCGCTTCCAGCAGCGAGATGAGCGTGTTCGTCTTGCCGCCGCCGCGCCACGCGGGGAACAGGACCGTCCGGCCGTCGAGTTCCACCCCGGAGGCGTGGATCAGTGCCTGTCGGTCCTCGACCAGCGCGCTCCGCAGCTGGAACTCGATGGGGTAGATGGCGTAGAACGGCTCCCAGTTGGGCGTCACGTAGATGTGTTTCCACCCCGGCTCGACCGCCATATACTCCGAGCCCTTCCGCACGACGAACCGGCTTCCGGTCCAGCCGAAGTGGTCGTCGGGGTTGCCGAGCACGGTCTGCACCGAGAGCGGCTCTGTCGTCCGTTCGACGACGACGTCGGGTTCTCTATCGGGATTGACCACCTCGTAGTGGTCGTACATCGTGCGGAACTGGCCGGTCGACCGTCCGCCTTCGCCTCTGACCTCCAGCAACAGTTTGCCGAAGAAGTCGTAGTAGTTCGTTTTCATTGTCTTGAGTTGGTTTCTGTGGTGTCTGGTGTCGGTTCGGTTACTTGGTCCGCCGGAGGGCGATGAGGCTGACGAGGAGCAACGCCACGATGACAGCTATGACGCCGAACCCCGGCGCGCTGCCGCCGGAGATTCCCCCGGCTTGTGGCCCGTCGTCGTCGACCGTCGTCGCGACGGCTTCGAGCGACGAAACCGGTGTCCCCGTGGTCTGTGTCGCCGTCGGCTCGGTCATCGGCACGGCCGTCGCCTCCGAGGTCGGCGAGGGGGTCGGCTCCGGCGTCGGTGGCTCGCTCACCACCAGTTGGCCGACGACCTCCGTCTCACCCAGTGTGAGATTGTACGTGCCAGCAGTGCCAGCGGCGTAGGTGACCTCGAACTCGGCCGTCTTACCGGCGGCCACCGTCGCGGTCAGCGTCTCGAGGAGCTCGTCGCCGACGGACAGCGTCTCCTCGTACGTCCCTTTCGCGTCACCCTCGTTTGCGACGACGACCAGTACGGTGGTCGTGTCCCCCGGTTCGAGGGCCGCAGCCGTCACGGTCACGTTGCGGACGACGAACGCCGGTTCGGGCGAGTCGGTCGTCTTGGAGTCACCGCCGCTGCTCCCGCCGCTGCTTCCGCCGCTGCTACCTCCGCCACTGCTACCGCCGCCACCCGAACCGCTTGGCGTCGCGGTTGGTGTCGCGGTCGGTGTTGCCGTCGGCGTCGCGGTCGGTGTTGCCGTCGGCGTGGGGGTGGCCGTCGGCGTTGCGGTGGGCGTCGCTGTCGGAGTGGCCGTCGGCGTTGGCGTCGGCGTCGGCGTCACGGTCGGTGTCGCTGTTGGCGTCGCTGTCGGAGTGGCCGTCGGCGTTGGCGTCGGCGTCGGCGTCACGGTCGGTGTCGCTGTTGGCGTCGCGGTTGGTGTTGCTGTCGGCGTCGGCGTCGGCGTCGCGGTCGGCGTTGGCGTTGGCGTCACGGTCGGCGTTGGCGTCGGCGTCGGGGTTGGCGTCACGGTCGGTGTCGGGGTTGGCGTCGGCGTTGGCGTCGGCGTTGGCGTTGGCGTCGGCGTCGGCGTTGGCGTCGGCGTCGGCGTTGGCGTCGGCGTTGGCGTTGGCGTCGCGGTCGGGGTTGGCGTCGGCGTCGGCGTCACGGTCGGCGTCGGGGTTGGCGTCGGGGTTGGCGTCGGCGTCGGGTCCGCGGCGATACTGACTGTGACGCCCTCGAACGCGCTGGGAGCGACGGACTCCCCGCTCGCGCTGGACAGGACCGTGTCGCCCTCGACGAACGCGAGACTGGTCTCTTGGCCGCTCGTCCCCACCAGTTCGAGCGTCAGTTCGGCGAGCACCGGCCCGTCGACGCCGCCGACCCGCAGCTGATTGAACGTGACCCATCCCGTCTCGTTGTCGATGGTCTGGACAGGGTCTGCGAAGTCCGCACTCCCGTCGACAGCCGTGACCTGCACGACGCTGGGGTCGAACGTCAGCTTGGCCTGGTAGCCAGCGACGTTTCGCGCGTCCGTCCAGACCTGGACCGTGACCACGTCGTTCGCCGCCCCCGAGACCGGGGTGCCGTCGCCGACGTGAACCGAGACTGCATCCGAGAACGCGAAGCCGGGGATGCTCAGGCCGACCGCCGCAGTGAGCAGCACGGCCACGAGTATCGCGGCCTGCAGCCGCGTGCGGGTGGGGGCGGTCACGGTTAGCTCCCTCCGAGGTAGTTGTTCAGCGAGACGGCGTCGGCGATGTCGACGCGGCCGTCACCGTTGACGTCCGCCATCGACTGGTCGACGGAGCCGCCGCGCCCGGCGAGATGGTTCTGAATCCGAGCGACGTCGTCGCCGTCCAGATCGCCGTCGCCGTCGACGTCACCCACCCACGAGGCGGGATCGAACCGTTCGTCGAAGCGGAGGTCGAAGCTGAACTGGCTGTCGGCGTCGGTTTGGTATTCGTCGAGACTCGGCGAGTAGGTGACGAAGCTGATTCGGTCGGTTCCGCCCGCCCCGCCGCCGGGGACGAACTGGACGAGCCGCATCCAGCCGTTGCCGCCGTTCGGGTAGTCCTGGTAGTCCGCGAGTGCCTCGAAGACGGGGAGTCCCGCGTCGTTCTCGAACACCTGGTGGTACTCACCATCCGGCCTGTGGTCGTGCCCACAGCAGACGAGGAAGACCTGTGGGTTCCGCCTAATGAGCTTCTCCCAGACCTGCTCCCCGGTGTTGCCGATTCCGTTTTTTTCGAAGAGCTCGGTCGAACGTTCCCCTTTCTCCTGACGTTTTTCCTCCAGGTAGTAGTGGGTCGTCAGAATCGTGGGCAGGAACCGGTTGCTGTCGAGCACCCGCTGGGCCCAGCCGAGCGACGTCGACGCTTGGTCGGTTTCACCCGGCGGCTCCAGTTCCAGTGCCAGATGCAGGAACTCGTAGTCGCCGCCGGAGAAGTACTGATAGAAGTTCAGCGGCTTCTCCCGCGGCCCGGACCCCCCGAACCAGTCGTAGCCGTCGTACCGGCTGGCACCGAAGTACGTCTGGAAGTTCTCGATGGACGACGTTCTGTCGCCCTGGACCGCCCAGTCGTGGTTCCCCGGAATCGCCGAGTACGGCACGACGCCGTCGAGTCTCGACATCACCGCGTCGATGCGGTCCCACTCCCCGACGTCGTCACCGTTCTCGACGAGGTCGCCCTCGTGGGTGACGAACCTGATGTTCTCGGCGTCGCGGTTGTCGACGACCCACTGTGTCTGGTCGTGGGCGTACGGGATCAGTTCGTCCGTCTCGGTGTAGAACTGGGTATCCGGCATCACGGCGACGGTCCAGTAGCCCGGGTCGGCACTGACCGGGCCGCTCGTCATCGGCAGGGCGGAGAGTCCGATACCGGCACCGACGGTGCGGATGACGTCGCGGCGAGTGAGCCCGGACGACGGCGGCTCGCTCTCGCTGGACGGCAGGGTAGTGTCCTCTGTGGCCGTGAGGCGGGGACGATGCTTCGGCTGGTGTCTGTACTTCATACTCGTCTGTCACCGACATAAGGGGGAAGAATTCCCAAAGTAATGGAGTAGATAACCGATGGCGGCCGGATTCGGCGGCTCCGACCACCGCTGGTAGCTGTCGAATACCGCCGACGGCTGTGTCGCCCCCGTCGTTCACATCTCCCCCCGCGCCGACGGTTCGACTGGCGCGACTGGCGCGACTGGCGACGGGCGACACGCCTCGTGCAACGACGGGAATGCGATGGAGGCACTGCCGTCGCTGTCACGGGAGAGCGCGGTGGTCGAAAGGAAACAGAACAGTCGAAAAGAAGCGAGACAGTCGAAACAGAGTGTGGTGGTCGAAAGGAAACGAGACGGTCCGACGGGTCGAGGGGGTGCGGCTACTCGAACTGTTCGTCGTACCGCTCTTTGACCGCCTGTTTCTGGTCGGCGTTCAGCGAGTCGAAGTCGGTGCCGTACATCGACTGAGCCAGCTCCTCCCACGACTCGTAGCGGTCGCCGTCGTCGCTGGTGAACTGGGCGTCGAAGTCGGCTTCGATCTGCTGTTGGAGTTCGACGTCCAGCGAACCGAAGTCGAAGTGCCGAGTCGGCGTCTCGACGCCGTACGTCTGGCGGGCGATCTCCTCGCGAGTCAGGACATCGGTCACGGTGTATCCCGGTGCGAACGGCTGTCGGCTGTACAGTTCGTCGACCTGGGCGATGGTCTCGCCGCTGAGATCCTCGTAGTAGATGCCGTACTTCGACTGAGTGATTTCGCTGAGCGTTGCAATCCGGCTCGGCTCGGTGTCGTCGTCGGCAGTGTCGTCGCCGCCGTCACTCCCGCCCGACGAACTGCTCCGGTCCGGGTCGCCTTCGACCGCGAACGCGTCGGTCTCACCCTCGTAGTCGGTGAAGATACCGTAGACGTACGTCCCGACCGGGAGCTTGAGCGGGGTGTCTCCGGACTTCATCTCCGTGGCGAGTTCGAACGAGACCCACTCCTGTTCGCCGACGCCCAGTTTCAGCGACTCGTTGAGCCCGATCCGCTCGGGTCTGTCGTCGCCGTCGAGGTCGAGCTGTAGCCACACCGTCTGGCGGTCTTCGACGTCACCGGTGTTGGTGATTCGAGCCTCGATCTCGACCGAGAGGTCGTCGCCGTTGTAACTCCTCTTGTCGTGTCTGAGCCGCGAGACCTCGAACTGGCTGTCCTTCACGTAGACGGTCGCTGCGTCGTTCACGTCGGCAACGGTCGCCACCACCGTGGTGTTCCCGCGCGACTCGTTGGCCGTGGCGAGACTCACGTTTCGAACCAGCTGCTCACCGGCCGCGAGCGTGACGTTCTCGGTGGGGTTCTGGTGTCCGTCTTCGAATCCGACGGCGAACGTCGTCGTCCCGGCGACCTCGCCGGTGTTCGTGAGCATGACCGTCGCGTTGAGCGGCTCACCTCTGGTCACGTTGTCCGGTACCGA is a window from the Halogranum gelatinilyticum genome containing:
- a CDS encoding glycosyltransferase family 2 protein; translated protein: MDPLVSVVIPTYGRPEFVVRAVESVAAQTYKRIELFVVDDHSPEAVAPALEQVDTSALVRTVCRRHEVNRGANAARNTGIRESRGDIVAFLDDDDRWEPTAVERYVETFRESPSDVGLVSVGVRIEDSSGAQIGLNLPRFSGDALDVLLGGSLVGSFSRFAVTREVVEAAGLPDEGLPSWQDWEWQFRLARHCRFASVPEPLVVRTEGDHEQITDDFEERRDVSYPRLLEAHREYVAAERGRRGERQFVALLTRTLGTSALHAGRYRDAVRYLFKSLRADPTQTRTYLFLAVALGGPLTNRYGRRVKRRFSGTF
- a CDS encoding glycosyltransferase family 2 protein, coding for MVELSVIIPTLKPPAEVESVAALEAGTYDDYEVLIQSEDSATKARNAGIRRAKADKLVFLDDDSHPVADYLERAAALLDEHPVVTGRIHHPRNDVIKRFTGHYDRGDVPKYVTRFWGCNVACRREVFDEVGLWDERISWGHEEKELAERILLKYPIYYDPELAITHSYADSVRDYWRKQYQLELQTPYLWDKAGLSTTRQWMNVVFPLLNPANYLGFSPEHALARGGGNVARFVGRTRGMLRKGTQEPPPPGPEESLSRHGRA
- a CDS encoding PGF-CTERM sorting domain-containing protein translates to MTVTAAALEPGDTTTVLVVVANEGDAKGTYEETLSVGDELLETLTATVAAGKTAEFEVTYAAGTAGTYNLTLGETEVVGQLVVSEPPTPEPTPSPTSEATAVPMTEPTATQTTGTPVSSLEAVATTVDDDGPQAGGISGGSAPGFGVIAVIVALLLVSLIALRRTK
- a CDS encoding MSCRAMM family adhesin SdrC — its product is MGHVQSAAGRRRRRAGARRTDARTGGDERPRDQSRVRRGRHGPVQRERGVRRSQRVRGRHSQYRRGPDADANPDANPDADRDADADANPDRDANANADANADADANADADANANADANADANPDTDRDANPDADANADRDANANADRDADADADSNTNRDANSDTDRDADADANADGHSDSDANSDTDRDADADANADGHSDSDAHRNADGHPHADGNTDRDADGNTDRDTNRDAKRFGWRR
- a CDS encoding dockerin type I domain-containing protein; amino-acid sequence: MKYRHQPKHRPRLTATEDTTLPSSESEPPSSGLTRRDVIRTVGAGIGLSALPMTSGPVSADPGYWTVAVMPDTQFYTETDELIPYAHDQTQWVVDNRDAENIRFVTHEGDLVENGDDVGEWDRIDAVMSRLDGVVPYSAIPGNHDWAVQGDRTSSIENFQTYFGASRYDGYDWFGGSGPREKPLNFYQYFSGGDYEFLHLALELEPPGETDQASTSLGWAQRVLDSNRFLPTILTTHYYLEEKRQEKGERSTELFEKNGIGNTGEQVWEKLIRRNPQVFLVCCGHDHRPDGEYHQVFENDAGLPVFEALADYQDYPNGGNGWMRLVQFVPGGGAGGTDRISFVTYSPSLDEYQTDADSQFSFDLRFDERFDPASWVGDVDGDGDLDGDDVARIQNHLAGRGGSVDQSMADVNGDGRVDIADAVSLNNYLGGS
- a CDS encoding COG1361 family protein; protein product: MSTQSGLAGLGLLGIIVIGVLVGGVFFGTQSDDAATADAAQSFEIGNVSTSHEDGLLRVSAEVTNPTPDARTGTVSLRFDADGDGTFETTSERREVTFNGAERLLVTFEQGTERMSSGQYRYAVFADGNEETGEQHHAVTVDIQQPPRFQLSAVPTDPDVVSGDTLTVSFDVTNLGDEARSRLVSLVVDTDGDGSFDTSEALNVTVLELGANQTKTVSLSASTETLPLGTHAYRVQTETDARDGQLTVLQPATFGVEFASVPDNVTRGEPLNATVMLTNTGEVAGTTTFAVGFEDGHQNPTENVTLAAGEQLVRNVSLATANESRGNTTVVATVADVNDAATVYVKDSQFEVSRLRHDKRSYNGDDLSVEIEARITNTGDVEDRQTVWLQLDLDGDDRPERIGLNESLKLGVGEQEWVSFELATEMKSGDTPLKLPVGTYVYGIFTDYEGETDAFAVEGDPDRSSSSGGSDGGDDTADDDTEPSRIATLSEITQSKYGIYYEDLSGETIAQVDELYSRQPFAPGYTVTDVLTREEIARQTYGVETPTRHFDFGSLDVELQQQIEADFDAQFTSDDGDRYESWEELAQSMYGTDFDSLNADQKQAVKERYDEQFE